DNA from Solanum stenotomum isolate F172 chromosome 3, ASM1918654v1, whole genome shotgun sequence:
ttcaaaagGATAATTAATGATGTTTAATTGAGCTTAATTACCCCATTAGAGAAAGTACAAAGAACTCCAATAGCAAAGCCATAGTTAACTTTGGTCTCTTTTTTCTGCGtaaagaaacaaaaacatttaaaagagaatttaaaaaattattaaggaaaaaaaaaattaaaagaataaatcATTCAACTGTCGATGTGTTATATTAAATTTGTACTACTATTCCATATTTAAGGATAATTTAGTTCAAATATGACATAATTCCTCTATTCTTAACTACTTGtccaatttaatttttttatttgtccctttttacttgttcattttgacaaatccaaaaaaggacaaattttttttacctattatacccccaattaattaattttgaaaacaaaaaaggtCATATTTACCCATGTACTCTtagaaaaggatcatatttgcccttcgtcatacttttttgatatatttgcctTTGTCATCCAACTTTAAGGCCATATTTACCCTCCATCCGTTAAATCTCCATATTTTCACATAATATTATTCATGTTGTGCCTAtgtggattttatttttatataattaaatctaaatattattaaaattatttaacttgCTCCATACATTAAACCCAATCCactaatcaaaataaaacccAACTTGATTCTTCTGCGTAAATTTATTTATGGGCATTCTATTGGAACAAATGTAGAAAACTATATAGTATCTCCTCTTTCACATTAGACAACACTCAACTTTAGAACTAATACAGATTTTAGCATTCAATTAGATATTTTTGTTAAGTAAATTAAAGCCAAGTTTCATCGCTAATCTTGACACATAAAATTGATTAATCtgcattttattaaaaaataaatagaatatcACAAGTGCTTTGTATTCTCGATATGATTACAATTACATTAACCCATCTGTCCCATGCAAATATAAAACCCAAACCCACGATAGTTAAAGACTTGTTCTTGGGTTCATTAGTGGATGTGGGTGggttaaaatgattttaataatatttagatttaattagataaaaataaaatccacaCAGGCATAACATAAATgatattatgtaaaaatatgGAGATTTAACGGATGGAAGGTAAATATGGCCTTAAAGTTGGATGACAAGggtaaatatatcaaaaaagtatgacgaagggcaaatatgatccttttctaagagtacaagggcaaatatgacccttttccgttttgAAAAAAgttagaacttcttgaaaatcttaaatttttaactcatctacttcataattaataggggtaaaatggtaaattcactatgtcaatcattgttttcttaataggtgtgtcaattcaaaaatagaaaagtaattagggacagagggggTATTTGCTACTagctccgtccacttttaattgtcatagttcccctttttagagtcaaactataaaaactttgactaacattttaagatgtatttttttatcatattgatatacaaaaattgcaatttatagtactttcgtatagtttttgagtctaaattttttatttaaaatatagaataaatgtaatctaattaaattttggaaattagtcaagttgactttcaaaaagcgcaacatgacaaataaaagtgaacgaagTATATTACatgatcaaatatatatatttcaagtaATTGAAGGTTAAATATACTTAGCCAACTATTTCAAGGACAAAATACAGAATTTATCAATAATAGAAGAATAAAAAGGTGCAATTATCCCTTCCATTCGATATGTTTTAGTTTGACAACACAATGAAGTTTAAGAATACAAAGAATATTTGTTAAATAGTGTTGGTCATAAGGTAAATATGTTTTTTGACATAACAAAGTTCATCGGTAATGTAAAAAGTCCTTTACCCTATCAACATATATAGccaacatatttaatttataagcTAAAAATGGTGAGCAACTCAAATAACAATTCTCTAATGATCTAAAAAGGTCTTCTCACTATCagcatatataaaattaaaatcctAAACTTATATCGACCGCTAATTATAAGATACGTACCTTTCAAGAAAATACGCGAACGGTAACATAACTAGACCTCCCACAATGTTTCGATAAGTTACGTAGACATGAGGATTCATCCCATGGTTGAATGAAGCTTCAAtaatgaaataaagaaaagcGTAGCAAATTTGTACTAAAATCATAAGAAGATGAGGTTTGAACTTCTCCACAGCCATATTTCTTTGCAAAATTGaccctttttcttttataaaatgaccACAATTTACTACTAGCTAATATAGACAATTAATATGGAATTAATTTTTAAGAGATAGGATAGGATCTTGTTGTTGATCAAACACATTCTTGtggtgaaaataattttatacttttCCCACACGAAGATAGAATATGTTTCTTGTTTgttataaagaagaaaaaaataaactttgagTGAAGATTTAAAGAATGGACACAATTATTCTTGAATATTTATGACAAATGGAATAAAATGGGAGTGTAAGATTGTATTATATACACACATTTTGACCTTCTTTCTTATTGGTAGTATTAGCATTATCTTTatagtttcttcttcttcaattatgGTTATTATCTCTGGTTTTTATACTTCGATTATTGTATATTTCGTTGTCATACTTGttactaatttttcttttatttgttgcATAATCCTCttcattttgcattattttgttgttattattgtttttatatctatatttcctttttcaatcGAGGATTTATCGGAAACAGTCGTTctatctctataaaataaaagtaaaatttgtGTACACTTTGCCCTTCTCAAAATCTATAAAATCTATAGATTACACTAAGTATGTGTGTGTAATCCAATATCACCAGAACATTAAGAACTTTTTAAAGAAGAGAAATAACCCCTAAGTGGATTAGTACATTTTCAGGCTCCACTAAAATTCACTAGAAAGCTATGTTACTCATactttattcaaaaaatattatcgtGTTTGTATTGAATGTTCCAAAAAATGTACTATCATTTTAGAAATTCGACATTTATTGAGCGACATTTTTTATGAATCCGAACAACATAATTAGAGAAATTAATTGGAGAACCTTCTTACCCCATACATTATTGACCAAAAATCAATGTTGAAACCAATAATTCAAGCAGCTCTTTTGTGTTGTACTATGATTGTTTAGAAAGTTGATTGTGCTACTCCaatataactaattcatgtTGTCAGTGACAAGTGTGATCTAGCAAAGCCAGCGCAGAAGCAGCCCCCGGATCCACACAGGATACTTCAAAGGAGGTTATCTTTAACCTACTGCTCAACAATTccaaatcaaaattgaaaatctTTATTGAATCGTGATGGCCAGCTAAAACTTTACAGGGTTGAAGCATCTTCTTGGAATCACTAAGGAAGTAGGAGATATCTTTTGTATCCATTACTAAAAAGACGTTACATATATCATGTGAACTAAAATTAAGTACAGACTTTAATAATTGATGGTTAATTAGATGTGTTATACATCACGAGGATTAAAATCAGAATTTATTAGtagtaactaattaattaaaagtgcTACTAATCCTTTAACTAAATCATTTACCTGAGGATTACTGCCAATATAAAGATAAGTGCAGCAATAGTGCTCATATATTGGATTTTGGATTTTTAAGAGATGGGATATTTTTTTATGAGCTATccttgggtgcgcacagggtaaaactcCGCTCGcctatgcaatagcttgcaAATTACATAGAGATAATCCGTACTAGGCAAGTCCGGTGCCACGAGCttgacccagaaggcaaaccccttttACTTTCGCTGACAAAGGATTTCGAACTTGAAACCTCCAACATGatagtcccaagcccaaaccattTAGCCACCCCGAAGGGTTTAAGAGATAGGATCTTGTTCTTGATCAAACATACTCTtgtggttaaaataattttatacttttCCCACATGAAGATGGAATATGTTTCTTCTTTGTttataaagaataaaatataaactttgaGTGAAGATTTAAAGAATGGACACAATTATTCTTGAATATTTAATGACAAATGGAATAAAATGTAAGTGTATGATTGTACTAGAGACACACAATTTGACCTTCTTTCTTATCAGTAGTATTAGCATAGAGACACACAATTTGACCTTCTTTCTTATCAGTAGTATTAGCATTATCTTTatagtttcttcttcttcaattttggtaattatatatattttttgtacttTGATTATAGTATTATTTCTTTGTCattactaatttttcttttatttcttatataATGCTTTTCATTTCgcattattttattgttgttactACTCTCATATCTATATTCCCTTtccaaactatttaaaattgtttttttaaatcgAAGATTTACCGGGAACagttactttatatatatataaaagataaaaataaggTTGGTATACATTTTACTCTTCTCAAAACCCATTGAGATTACACTACATATTTATGTGTAATCCAATATCACCAGAACATTAAGAACTTTAAACAAGAGAAACAACAGCAAGTGGATTAGTACATTTTCAGGCTccactaaaataaattaaaatagatatgATGATGGAACCACATTTGCATATAGTTTATAATAAAAGTATTAAAGTAAACAAATCATGGAACCAATAATTAATAGTTAGTGTTTATACAAGTGTATATAGAAAAGGAATAATATTACACCATATTAAAGTGTCATTGTTTTAACTCAACAACAAGCAGATGATATCACATGatattaaaagtatttttgaactattttagCTTACTTAACCTTATAAAGATTCATTCATGTACGTACATACAAACCAATCATGTTTCCAATATGAGCATAAACTTGAACTTTACATGGGTAATTATCACTCGAGGTTATGGTATCAAGTCAAagtttgacaaataaaaaagaactgaAGGAGTATATGCTAAACTTGATCCATGGACATTATGAAAGCACATATTCTCCAAACATTTTTTAGAATGCATTAATGACAGTAACTGCAACATGATTAATTAAAGCTGAAATTTTGTTTAGTTGACTCTTAATGTGAGCACTAATAAAAAAAAGCATATGTTGCTGACTTGCTGTTGCCagcaattaaaaatatcataaatgctgattttttaaatttatttatttttaaataatgtcCACATAGCTAAATATACTGTGAAGCACAGaattttttatgatataagGTGAAGATGAGATAGTAACAATGGCTATATCATGTCCACTTCGAAGAATTGATGCTACCACTAGCGGATGTGGTGAAATAGATACAATTTCTCCACGTTTaatcaaaagtttaaatttgaaaagatttGTAATAGGGAATGGTTCTGCTTTAATGAGTCTCGTGCGACACGAATTTGAATTAAGACGAATACCAAATACCAAATAATTataccttttaaaaaaaacaaagaattgATGCTAAAAATCTAAGAATTTAGAAATTTGCATCTGTGGTGGAAAAAGAATGATGGCCGTGTTAGAATTAGAAAGATGCAAAGGAGAGCATTTCCTAAATTTTGCTATAATAACAGCAATTTTGTGTGTTACATTTTTTCCCAATTTAGTAGGGAAACCGTAGCCAGCcaatttttgtttctcttttcttcatATCTAACACTTTAACCTAACAAGTGATTAGATAGATACTTTACTTGACTGAAACAATCTTTGATACAGAAAATATAACTTcttccgtttcaaaaagaatggctacttttctttttagtccgtttaaaaagaatgaatcattttttttataacactttaatttcaactttccacaaGGTacatttaagatcacaagattaataaacattttgatatatttggcataactttaatttaagattacaAGATAGAAAagttctctttttcttcaatcGTACCAGATCAAACTCAATCAAACAAAGAGAGTAACTAATTACACACACTTCAACTATTATATTGTCACAAAAATCTTGTTGACTCTTAGCTCTTACTAAGACAAATATTAAATACTTTCAACCTACCAAAATTTAGATAGatgaacaaaaaaatcatacctACCATTTTATCTATGTTTAAATTGGAACTTTCTTGAACCAGCGAAAACAATCTCTCTATATTTACAAGGTAGAGGGGTAAGGTTGCATACACATCACCCTCCCCAGACTTTGTTGGGCTATTGCCCAAGTTTTAGCCAAAGGCCCATGGCCTAATCCTACTTGAAAAAGGATTGgaattattctctttatttggTTTCCAATTCTATTAGGAAAAGGATTGGAATAGTAATCCTACTTGGAGTTGGTTTTGGCTTTGTAAGGAAAAGcacaactctataaatagaggatggTCTTGAGAGAATAATTTAGATTGCTCATTAATATTGTCTTTGAAAGACATTAGGACATAAGAGAGGTTTTTGAGAGAGCTTTCAACAAGAgataagagagaagaaaaagggtTCTTTTGCTGCAGTCCTTTATTCCGACCGGCAACCTTCAGATCGTGTTTTCCGATTAACTAACCGTTGGATCGGGCTGAAATTTGTACGGAGTGTTCCTGACATCTTGGTGGTTGATTTGAACGGTGAAGATCGGATTCGGAAGTCAGCAAGATCCTGTTTTAGGTCCCAAACAGCAGCTGGGTTTGGGTGgtgtttctttctatttatcttttgttgGTNACATGAGAACCAATAAAagctaacaaattaaattactaGGAATTGTCAACTTCAGATTCTTTTTTTGGGGActaatatataaatcaaaaaaattttCCAAGTGATAATTTATCAGCAACAGAAAAAACAATCAAACAAAAACGAAGCTACAAAGTTGGGGAATTTAACCGAAGTAAAATTGCAAAATACAAAGCTTACAAGAAACTCTTCAAAGAGGTATGGCATGCTGCAAATCGATCACAGCAAAATTGAAACATCTCTCAACGTCTCATATCCCTTAACCTGTCTTCGTCTTGGGAGCCTTCTTCTTTGGGTGGGAGGATCTATTGGGCGCAGAGCTCTTCATGCCAATAAAAAAGAACAGTGCGCCGAGGAGTGCCAAGCTCTGTCAGAAAAGAATAGCGTAAAATACACAACTAAATAAAAACTTGCAAAGTTTCGTTCTAGATATAGCAATTTGGAAATAATGGACGCAAGAAATGATAATTTAAAGAGATATATGTTGAGTTACCTGAGTAAACTTGACAAAGAGTTGAGCAAACTCTTTCTTGTCAACATCGTAGTTGTAGAAGTCATATAAGACGGGAGTAGCAATGGCTTGATGCAGAACCTTCATTCAGGAAAAGCAGAATGAAGATGTGGTCAGCAGGGTGAAGCAAACAAATTCAAACAAttcacttgttttaaactatgttgctcagactctttaAAAGTGTCACTGAGTGGacttcaaatcctccaaaagtagtgtgGTAACACTTTTGAAGAGTGCAAGCAACACATATTTTAAAGCAATTTCATAAATTTGTTTGAGCAAATAGTAGATACAAACCAGGATTATAGCTCCAAAAGAGCTACCAAAGACAAAGAGAAGGCTTCCAAGACTCTTCATGATCAAGGCCCCAAAAATTAGATGTTTCATCTGTGAGTGATATCTTGAGTCATTAGACCAATTGGACAATTGCTAAAACCAAGTTCAAATAACCAAAAGCAAAATAGTTATTACCTCTACATGTGGTACTTCAAATCCAGTGTGTGTTGCGACATGCTTAGACAAAACATCAAACTTAGGTTTTAGTGCTTTTGCTGCTGAACCACCATCAACCCCAAAGTCGTTGAACctataaacaacaacaaaataaattaagattTAAAGAACTCAAGGTGTTGTTCTTTTATGATCTCTTAACATCTCTTTTTGATATCCTCAAATGTCTTGAAACACAAGTACGAAATGAAAAGAAACAAGTAAATATACACAAGTTTGAAGTACATATGCTAATCGATAGACTACATTTCCAGTATCTCTCTATAAATAAGCCTACAGCTTTGCTATTTTGAAAGGCACTAAACTTATCAATTTCCTGAAAGCATGTATGAGTTCCATAGTGAAGGGGTAGCATAACTGAGCCTGATTCTCCTCATCAACTATAGATATCTCTACAACATCTGTGTTATTATTTTCTCCTCTTAAACAATTATTCTGCAGAAAGGATGTGAATGCTACTTGCTGGCAACTATAACAGATTGTAGCATTGCACCGTTATATTCTGTACCTTAAAACTTATTCCCCTCAAACTAACAACTTCTAAATGGACAATTTTCAGGAATAAAAGAACATAGAGAAGTCAATAAACAGAAAAGACTTCCATATCTGATCCATTTCAATTAAACAAATAAGCTTGCGTTGATATCGGATGTAATTGTGTATGTTTAGCATGGAAAGACTTCCCGGCATTATCCCATAAGACCAGAAATAGGTAAGGTTCAACTGCTAACTTCGAGAGTGttatgtgtttttttctttattttatggCAAGGAGTAATATCACCACATAGAAAATAAAGTATGTTATAG
Protein-coding regions in this window:
- the LOC125859604 gene encoding uncharacterized protein LOC125859604; amino-acid sequence: MGLLSFLGRFLFVSVFVLSAYQEFNDFGVDGGSAAKALKPKFDVLSKHVATHTGFEVPHVEMKHLIFGALIMKSLGSLLFVFGSSFGAIILVLHQAIATPVLYDFYNYDVDKKEFAQLFVKFTQSLALLGALFFFIGMKSSAPNRSSHPKKKAPKTKTG